The following proteins are co-located in the Pseudomonas cavernae genome:
- a CDS encoding phasin family protein, translating into MSKVAVKKKVAKVASKSTLLTDVKHYGRQIWLAGLGAYAKAGHEGADYLKELVKAGESVEKQGKKLVTEQVEAANSQIDVVKSNVTSIKDKVESRFDKIEKAFDERVSGALNRFGIASRQDVETLSAKLDVLNELLARVAKTQ; encoded by the coding sequence ATGTCGAAAGTCGCCGTGAAGAAGAAAGTGGCAAAAGTCGCCAGCAAATCCACCCTGCTGACCGATGTCAAACACTACGGCCGGCAGATCTGGCTGGCGGGTCTGGGCGCTTATGCCAAGGCCGGGCACGAAGGTGCCGACTACCTGAAGGAGCTGGTCAAGGCCGGCGAGTCGGTAGAGAAGCAAGGCAAGAAGCTGGTGACTGAACAAGTCGAAGCCGCCAACAGTCAGATCGATGTGGTCAAGAGCAATGTCACCAGCATCAAGGACAAGGTCGAAAGCCGCTTCGACAAGATCGAGAAGGCCTTCGATGAACGTGTCTCCGGTGCCCTCAATCGCTTCGGTATCGCCTCGCGGCAGGACGTCGAAACACTCTCTGCTAAGCTGGATGTGTTGAACGAGTTGCTCGCACGCGTGGCTAAGACTCAATAA
- a CDS encoding polyhydroxyalkanoic acid system family protein, whose translation MARINVERSHSLGRAAARAKAEQLAERLAKEYQVSYRWNGDTLEFKRSGADGKIEVGEDRVRVELKLGLLLSAMSGPIKREIEQTLDEKLA comes from the coding sequence ATGGCCCGCATCAACGTCGAACGTTCCCATTCCCTCGGCCGCGCCGCCGCCCGCGCCAAGGCCGAACAACTGGCCGAGCGCCTGGCCAAGGAATATCAGGTCAGCTACCGCTGGAACGGCGACACCCTGGAGTTCAAGCGCAGCGGCGCCGACGGCAAGATCGAAGTCGGTGAGGACCGCGTGCGTGTCGAGCTGAAGCTGGGCTTGCTGCTGTCGGCCATGAGCGGGCCGATCAAGCGCGAGATCGAGCAGACCTTGGACGAGAAGCTCGCTTGA